In Zymoseptoria tritici IPO323 chromosome 7, whole genome shotgun sequence, the genomic window GCGAGACGCAGGAAGTTTCATCTCGGAGTGCAACTCATTAACAACGCGACCAATACGCAAGCCACACGCATTGCCAAGCCTTGTGCTATCAATGCGGTCTGCGCTTCGATGGAGACATGAAGCGCTATCCTTTGCCGATGCAGGCAGATTTTGCACTACGATTTATGCTGCATAAACTGTGCACTCGCAATGGAGAATGGAGATGTGGGAGCCAGGACGCAGGCAAGACCGTGTCCGCTTGTTTCAAACTGGGTATGAACGCACATAACACCAGTGGGTTTGAGCGGAGAACGTTTGTGCACAAATCATGGATATCTATCACTTCTATCTCCACAGATCTTTCCTTTCAACTTCTCACACTCAAGATCACAAAATGGCAAACGACTTGATCACCTACCTCCTGGATGTCAGGCCTTTCAGCAGCTTCCTGCTCATCGGCATCGGCATCATCACCTTGGTGTTCGCACGATGGGCCTTGATTCGACCCAAACCAGTACCCGGAATTCCTGTTGTACTGGCAGCACCGAAGGGATGGCGTGGTCTGGGCGAACAGAACGCATTTATACAGCATGCTCGGACTATACTGAAACAAGGCCTTCGCGAATGTACGGGATGTTTCCAGGTCTGGACCAGCTCGGGATACAAGGTCGTCGTGCCAAATCGCTTCGCGGACGAGTTGAAATCGCATCCTGATCTGAGCTTCAACGAGGCATTCCAGGAACCCTTCTTTCACTTGCCGGGCTTCGAGGACCAATATCAAGCGCTGCAGAACGATTGGTTCATCCAAGATGTCGTTCGCATAAAGCTCACTCAGAGTCTCGCGCTGGTCACCGATGccctcgtcgaagaagcgatATTCAGCAGTCACAGCTACCTTGGCGACAGTATGTCCTGGAGCACGATTAGACCAAAATTTTTCGTTTTGGATGCAGTCAGTCGGCTTTCTTCCGTGGTGTTCCTGGGAAAGAAATTGGCGAGAGACAAATCATGGCTTCAAATCGCCAAGGACCACACCGTCGACTCGTTTGCAGCACAGGATATTCTTCGCGCCGTGCATCCGCTCCTCCGGTGGCCAACCTATTACTTTGATTTAACCTGCGTAAGACTGCGACAGCAGGTCAAGACGAGCAGAAAGCTCATCGCTCCTGAGATCGAAGCCAGACGAAAACGGGCTGTGGAAGCACAAAAAGAAGGACGCAAATTTACAAAAGAGTCGGATGCTATTTCTTGGATGGTCGATATTGCAAAGGACATGCCCGTGGACTACACCGCGGCTCAGCTGGCACTGACCACCGCGGCGGTGCACACGACTTCAGAAACTATCGCCAACTGTATTCTACAGCTATGCGAAGCTCCTGAAATCGTTCCTGCACTCCGTGCAGAAATTATCGATGTTCTCAACGAGAGAGGCTGGTCCAAGACCTCCTTGCCCAGACTCAAGCTTATGGATAGCTTTATGAAAGAAGTGCAGAGGACGCACGCAATGGCGATGAGTAAGTGGCCCAGAGAATGCAGGTGACTTGCCAGACTGACCACGACGTTCAGCGAGCATGAAACGAAAGGTCAAGAAATCCATCACGCTGTCCGATGGCACCCACCTTCCAGCAGGCATCACAATTATGATCAGCGATGACAAGACCCACGACGGTGAAATCTACTCCAACCCAGCAGAATTCGACGCCGAACGCTTTCTCCAGCTGCGCCAACAGCCCGGCGAAGAGAACCGCCATCAATTCGtaaccaccaccgccgagcaTCTCAGTTTCGGCCATGGTCAGCACGCATGCCCTGGACGATTCTTCGCATCCAATGAGATCAAGATTTTCTTGTGCGTGTTCCTCTTGAGCTACGACTGTCAGTTCGTGCCCGGCGAGAAGAGGAAAAATGCTTTGGAGTTTGAGACCTCGATGATGGTCGACCCGACGACCGAGGTGCAGGTCAGGAAGAGGACGCCGGAGATAGACTTGGTCAGCCCCACGGGAACAGCGCAGTCGTGATGTGGCATTGGGAGGATGGCTTGGACTTTGGCTCGGTCGGCAAGATTTGAATGTCATCGTCTGAGATGGGAGGAGTCGGGCTTCAGAGTGGTACAGCATTCTCGATGGCTTTAACATGATACGCAGTTTAGCATGCGAAAGCAAGCAAGTTGGAGGCAATGGATGCAACACGGCAGCACTATTTCCGATACGCCCAGATCCGACCAGCGAAAGTCGAATTAGTCAAGCATTGAAGCAGTATTGTGTGCAATGAGACTTCTTTCCAACGATCTGGCCGCATGACTTGTCTAAAGGAATGATATCGTCCGGACGAATTATGAGTCGAATTGAATGCAACATGAGCGAGACTCTCCGTTCGTGAGACCAGGGTCCAGAAATCTGCGGTACCTGCGAACTCGACCGGAGTGGAACCTCCTTTCTCGACCATCACCAACGCAAGAATATCAGCACGAGCAGAATGTCGGCCACCGAGGACAGCAATCAGCAACCCTCACGCATGCTTGACGTAGACAGTGCCCTGGAACTAGtagcttccttcttcccGCAGGAATGGGCCACAACAGACGTAGCCGACATTCAAACCAAGCTCATCGCCGGCGGACTGAACAACACATTGCAGCTCGTCTGGCGAGACAACAGTTGTGCTGTGATCGAACCAGCTGCCGTGTTCAATCCGTCTCTTCGGTCAGAGTGGCGATGCGGAAGAGCCACCCGCCACGTTCGAGCACTTCGACTGGAACGGAGAACTGGACTGGGTCGTCAAGCTGTTCGAGCAGTACGAATGCAAGACCACCGTGATGCACGGCGACTCGAACTACATGAACATCTTGGTCCGCAACTCTCCCGCCAAGGATCAATGCCCAATTGTCCTCATTGACTATGAGACAATCTCTTACGGCTATCGAGGCTTCGACATTGGCGGCCATTTCATCGAGCGTATGTACTCGTACAAGCAAGCCGATAGCCAACTCACTAGATATCCTATGCCGAGTGCTGAGGAACAGCGAGCGTTTTGCGAAGCATACCTACAAGAGCTGCATGTATTGGGAGAAGCCTCAGGGCTTGATACAGTTGGGCAGCTCATGGATGAAGCGGCCATTGGCCAGCTGTATCAATTGCTGTACACGAACCTGATGTGTACGGTTCTTGATGAGGTTGAGGTCGAGCCGGTGTTCTTGTCTGGTCTACTACATATGATGGGGATGTACGAGCAGCTCAAGGGGGAATTCATCAGAACACACTAATTCCTCCCTGCTCCGGCTGGGTCCTTGTTCTCACCCGAGAGCCCGCAACTTTGCCTTCCCAAGTCGAAGTCTGTGTCCAGCAACGCTTCCAGCCTGCTGATCTGGCGATGGACTACATGATCTCACAGACCGATCCACCGCAGGCACTGTCGCCAGTGTCACGGTTGTCGCGGGGCCCAGAATAGCTCTTGCCACATCTGTTGGACCAGTAAACCTCCTACAGAGACCGTCAGAGCGAGACAAGCGCAATCATATTCTGGGGTTCGGAACGTACTTGTGCATACCAGCGGTAGCTGTCTGCGTTGATGCGCGCTTTGGAGACATCGCTCCTCCTCAGGGAGCGGACCTTCAATGGGCCATAACCATCAGCACCGAAGTCGGTGATGTGATCACCCAGGCTGTGGAGGTACAACTGGTCAGCAAGCGTGAAGGTAGCGATCGAGGACCTATTCTCGATGCTTGGGGCCATTCAACGTACGCTGGGTCTCCAATCTCTTGATAGTGCATGAGTTCATGCAGAACGACTCCACCTAGTGTCGACATGAGCGTGCCCACGGTAGTGGAAAGATCCTCGCAGCCTTTGTCCGCCAAGTCGGGGAATGCGTATGCTTTCTCGCAGAGAGTGATGGCACCTGCCTTGCGACCGTTGAGGTTCTCAGTAAACGCAACAACATTGCCGCCACAGCCACCGCCGgtatcgtcgttgtcgataACGATATTGCCAATGACGCTCGAACCGGTGCCGTCACTATTGTCACCAACCACGTTTCGGAAAACCTGGAGAATCTCGTCTTTGTCACCGGCACCGTCGAAGTAGAGGTTGAATGTGTCCTCGAAACGAGGTGCGTTCAGAACATCGGCGGCCAGGGTGACAGCATCACGGAAAGCAGCCTCAGCCCTGGCACGACGGTTGGGATCCGAACCGAAGCCACTGAAGATTGGAAGGGCGCGCTTGGTCAGGAGATTGGTGGTGTTCTGTACTTCAAGCGAGCTGCTGCAGCGTCAGAGTTCCAGTCCTGCTATCAATCTCTGCGATACTCTCCATGTAGAGATGACTGACCGATCGACGAGAGGTGCCGCTTGGGCCAAGAGCCCAGCGAAGGGCAAGATGCAAGAGAGACCGCGCATGTTGAAAACCATGTTGGATGAAGTGAGAGGGTAGAGTGAGGCTGTTGATTCGTTGATGTGGTTGTGTGCTGTGCTGATGTCGAAGTCTAGCTGGCCACGGCAGAATACTTATACCACATTTGATCAAGGCAAGGTCGAGCACAATGGTCGGACTGGACCATGGCTTCCCTCCCTGGAGAGGATTGAATAATCGTGCTGATCCGCACGAGGCAGGGCTTGCCCGGGCTGAATTGCGATCGCTTCCCCGAACTGCTCGATGCAGCATAGCTGAAGTGCAGCTGAGAGCAATGTTGGTGAGCAATTAGCACCGGTGAAAAGTCACGGTATGGGTGGAGCCTTCAGGTTACTCCAACTGCGCATTGGTGCATGAAATCCTCCGTTTTGAAACGAGATGTTGGTTCCTTCGCGGCGAACCGTATGCCGCATGATCGACGGCGTCCGACCAACAGGCAGGGTGCGCCTTCACGAGGCGCAAGGAAGGCGGCGAAGCAAGCCTCAATGATGCATTGCTGCAGGTCACAAACGCATGGACTTCCTCAATTGCATTGATCGGGCGGCAAGCTGAAGCAGTTGCGTCCTTCGAGGTCCGCCACGACATTGACGAGAGCTGAGCTCATTTGGCATGATGGAGTCAGTGACGTCGAATGATCCGATGCGCGTGATGAGCGATGGAAGAATAGAATGACCATGGGGTGCTGCGGTCGAGGCGCAACTCATACCCCTGTAACCGAACTCGTCCGTGGCTTGGCAATCCTTCTCCCTTTGTTGCTGCCTTCCGTCCGGACCAACTCCATCAAAGTTGCAAAcacttctgcttcttcatcTCGATAACCACAACCACAATCAAGATCAGGATCATGACAACTTCCATGATGCATCATCGCGCAGACCGATCCCGCCCACACCTCAGCGTTTCTTTGATCGCGCCCCAAACCGAACTTGATCTGAACGGTCAACACCCGTTCCATCTACGACTCTCGGTGGTCTTGCAAGCAGAAGGCCCTGTATTGCTTTATACAGCCGACACATTCCTCTCACCACAGGCCGCACTCCGTCAAGGCGGCTTAAACTTCTCGCGCACATCATCAACGAGCCCTTCGGACAAACAGCCACTGCCCCGCAGTACAGTGAACGTGAACCGAGGATCTGGAACATCTCGACCCGCAGATCCATCGCATTTTCTGATTCTGGAGCCCGAAAAGCCGAAAGTAATCGAGATTCCGTTTGGCAGCCACAAGGAGTTGACGTCCGCAAGCTTCGATGTTCGGTTCTGGACCACGACTTCAGCCTTTGCGGCGGGAGAGACATACGAAGTTTCCATGCCGTCCACTTGTAAGGTGACTTGGTGGCGATGGACCAGTCCGGAGGAGTCGAAACCCGGCGACGCTTCCAGCTTGTTGCCGGGGTATGAAGCGCATGGCGTCGTGGACTCTTCGCAGTCGTGGTGGAGCGGGACCGgagacggcgaaggcgaaggtgTTCCGGTTCTCCCAAATGATGAGCAAATGCCTATCATTCCAAGCGGTGGCAGCGTTAGCTTCACTTGTGTTGGAAAGCGGATGGAGCCGCCAGGTCATGCTACTGCTTCAAACTGAAAGCAGCGCAGGGGCGCTGAAGCTGTAAGCGCCGATGTGATTGCGACATGGACACGAAGCGCGCACAGCAGTCATCGGTGTGCTTGCGGGTGCGAGACTCTGTCCACTCATGAAGCAGATAAGTCCAGCTAGAGGTGGTTTGCTAGTTCTGCAGCTTCAGCCCTCTCGCTTGGGTTCTAAATGAGCATCTTGCCAATGAAGTCTACAAAGCCCGCACTGTCTTTCGCGTCCATGAAGCAAGCGGGCTCCTGCAGCCTACGTTTAGCTGGCACGAGCTCTGGATGTAGAAATCCACCTGCGAATCGTCAACAGCGGTCGCCAATTCTACGCAAGGCATCTGCAAAACACACCGGTTTCACAGCTTTCAACAGCCTAGCTTGATAAGCAAAGCGGCATTGAGAGGATGCACCGTCATCGCACTTCGCCATAACGCTACCAATCCCATCAAGCCTTGCCACATTCACACAATTGGATCCAACCTTGAAGTGCCGCTAGTAGCCATCCACCTGCACAATCGTACCATCCGTCGAGGTCCAATCAATCGTGTGAGTGCCTGCGATCCAGACATTGCACTCGGGAAATCTACCAGTCGCATCCTTGAAGTAGTAATCATAGGTCTGACCGGTCTTGAATTCGAACGTGTAAAAGTTGTCCACCCACTCTGATTTGTAGATTTGGTGCCACGTGATTCCAGTCTGGCGCTGGCAGTCGTCGGATGGAGTGCCGTGTTCGCCAGGGCGCCATGTCTCAGAGCCGAGGTCATAATGGAGTTCTGGGCCATGGCTCATGAGCAGGCCGTTCTTTTCAGCCTCGATTCTTTCGGCTTcggccttctccttcgcttTCTTCTCGGCATCGGCGGAGCCTCTCGGACGACCAATCTTGCATTTGCTGCCGTCCTCCAGCGGGTATTCATGGTCCTCCAGTTCGTTATTCTTGGAGACTGAGGGCGACTTGTCGTCAATGGGTCCGAGCGAGGCCATGTTGTTCTGTGTAAGGCTGATTCGTAATGGGCGATGCTGCTGTGCCAAGGGGATGCCGGGCTGTGTATCCTGCGAAGAGGTTATGGAGTAGAGACTGAGAGGAGATACATGGCAGGTTTATATGCGAAGGCTGATAGCTCCGAAGCGACAAAACTGCAGCCCGCGAGCTCGGCCACGCGTCTTCAGCTCTCTGGTCGTGATCTGCTGATAGAATGCTTGCCAGCCAGCAACGGAAAGCATTTCAGCTAGCCACGAGCGAAGAGCTCTTCCTGTGCGAATGGCTTCCTGCACGTTCAACTCGCGGAGGGAGGAAGCCTGCATGACTAGATGCATGCATACCACCCCTCCGGCCAATATGGCAGCAAGAGCTCATCAGGAGAGCGATGTGGCTGGCTGAAGAGTCCATCAATTCAGCTCCTGTCATTCACAcctgatgcctgaggcagcaAGCGCTTAGTCATGACGACAGCTTAGGTAAGGTAAATTCTCCAGTCCTTCACGCCGGGCACCTCACGTTCTTTTCATCTCTCCTCCGTACACTCTTGAACATCGATTCTGCATTGAACAGAAATCTGGTCGCTTACATGCGATGCTTTTCGACAAGGACTCAACAAGGCTGAGTATCTGCGGGGTATGTCAATTCTCTGATGAGAAGCGATATGTCCCTGCAGATGCACATGGGACAGACTTCG contains:
- the CYP-5 gene encoding putative P450 monooxygenase (P450 putatively acting on a cyclic terpene compound or moiety. p450 similar to GA14-synthase (gibberellin biosynthesis) and other p450s found next to terpene biosynthetic genes in other fungi. Similar to E_GW.8.233.1. Similarities were assessed both by multiple and local sequence alignments.. ...) — its product is MANDLITYLLDVRPFSSFLLIGIGIITLVFARWALIRPKPVPGIPVVLAAPKGWRGLGEQNAFIQHARTILKQGLRECTGCFQVWTSSGYKVVVPNRFADELKSHPDLSFNEAFQEPFFHLPGFEDQYQALQNDWFIQDVVRIKLTQSLALVTDALVEEAIFSSHSYLGDSMSWSTIRPKFFVLDAVSRLSSVVFLGKKLARDKSWLQIAKDHTVDSFAAQDILRAVHPLLRWPTYYFDLTCVRLRQQVKTSRKLIAPEIEARRKRAVEAQKEGRKFTKESDAISWMVDIAKDMPVDYTAAQLALTTAAVHTTSETIANCILQLCEAPEIVPALRAEIIDVLNERGWSKTSLPRLKLMDSFMKEVQRTHAMAMTSMKRKVKKSITLSDGTHLPAGITIMISDDKTHDGEIYSNPAEFDAERFLQLRQQPGEENRHQFVTTTAEHLSFGHGQHACPGRFFASNEIKIFLCVFLLSYDCQFVPGEKRKNALEFETSMMVDPTTEVQVRKRTPEIDLVSPTGTAQS